CCATGCTGGAGGCCGGCAGAGTTCCTCTTTCTGTTTTTGTGCAACGCTATCCGGAAGGTATTGCGGGCATTGCCCGTATACGGGAAACCTTCCGTAGTGAAATCGGCCGACGGTTCGGTCCGGAATTTATTGATATCGGCATGGGTATTGCCGCCAGGCTGTATGTTGCCATTCTGGAAAAATATGGCAGGGAATAGAGCTGGAAAATTATCCCGAGTCCCTGTTTTTTCCGGGTCTGCGTTTTTTGGCTGCAATAATGGGTGTGTTCAGAACCAGTGCGGAAAGATCATCCTGCCGGGTAATGTCCAGGCGCAGGGATGCTCTGTCTATTTCAAAGTATTTGGACAGGACATCCACAATATCGTTCTGCAGGTTCTGCAGCATTTCATCGGAAACTTCCAGCTTGTCATAGACCAAGGCAAATTGAAGCCGTTTTTTGGCAACTTCCCCCGGAGGTGGCTCTTTTTCCCCGAATATTTTGGAAAAAAAGTTGTTCAGCATATCAATAACCCCTTTCTGACGGGTAGGTATCCCTTGGGCTCCATGGTATTCAGGCTTTGCGCAAACCGATCTTGGAACTGATACGGTTCCAGAACCCCTTGCTGTCTTCAAGGGGATCCACGATGGGTATTTCTGTGTTTCCGAGGAGCCGCATGGCAATACGGCGGAAAGCCTGTCCGGCCCGTGATTCTCTGTCCAGCACAATGGGTGTGCCTGTATTGGTGGAGGTGATGACAAAATCGTCCATGCAGACAAGACCGATCAGCTCAATGGAAAGAACATCCACCACATCTTTGTGGCTGAGCATGTCACCGGAGGCAACAAGCCTTGGAACAATGCGGTTGACAACCAGCTTGGGCGTTATGGAGCGCGCATAGAGCAGGCCGATGATGCGGTCGGCATCGCGGACGGCAGAAACCTCGGGAGTACATACGACAACGGCTTCGTCCGCACCGATGACGGAGTTTTCAAAGCCCTGTTCAATGCCTGCCGGGCAGTCAATCAGAACGATGTCAAATTCCTCGCGCAGTTTTTTGCACAGCCGGATCATATCATCGGTACTCAGGGTGTTCTTGTTATCGCTCTGTGAGGCAGGAATGAGAAAAAGGTTTTCTATCCTCCGGTCTTTAATGGACGCCTGTTTGACTTTGCAGCGTCCTTTGGCAAGATCCACAACATTGAAAACGATACGGTTCTCAAGTCCCATGACCACGTCCAGGTTTCGCAGGCCGATGTCCATGTCCACCACGGCCACGCGTTTGCCTTCCAGAGCAATGGCAGCACCCAGAGCAGCGGTAGCGGTGGTTTTGCCCACTCCCCCTTTGCCGGATGTGATGACAATGATTTTTCCTTCCAAAATTCACCTCTTGTGGTTGTCATGGCGGTGTTGATGACGGCTGTATGCCAGACCGCTGAGCATGGTTGGCTGAGCTCAGTACTGCCCGGGCCTTTTCGCTTACCGGGCTTCGGGCCATGGCAGACGGCCAAAGGGCGGATTACCCAGGTAATCCGTCACAAGAATTTCATTTTCCTGCAGATGTGCATAAAAAGCGTTGCGGCCAGTGGTGTCAAAGGGGCCGGTGCTGACTTCGGCTCCGATGCGGATCAGGGTAGGGCGAAAATCCAGGGCTGTGATGATAGCCTCCTGATTGTCCGGGTGCCCGGCCATGGCTATGCCGCTGAGGCTTCCCAGAACAAGAATGTCGCCTCCCGCGATGACCTCTCCACCCGGATTGACATCACCCATGAGTACAAGGTGCCCCTTTGCCTGAATCTTCTGACCGGAACGGACACGGCCGCACATCATGAGGACATCGCTTTTCCGGTTCTCCCAGGACCTGTCCATGTCCCGCTGTCTTTTCCGGATTTCCTTCTGCCGCAGAATATTGTTTTTCAGGGGAACCACATCGGCCACTTCATATTCACGGGTGAGAAATTCTTTGAGAAAAGGCAGTAGTTCCGGATCTTCACCGGCGGCATCTACCGTTATACGGGCACCGGAAGCCAGCTGGCGGATACGGTCAAAGAGAGGCCTGATTTCAGACAGCAGCTGGTTTCTGGGCATGGGAAGGCCGATATGCAGTCGAAGACCATCTCCTACGCCTTTTAAGGATACCGACTGGTCCATAGCTGATTGGGTCGCTTTCCGCAAGTAAGGGGAAAAGGGATCGGGGTTCTCTGGCCCGGCTTTGCCTATGGCAGGCCGGGCAGGGCTGCAGGGGAAAGGTTTCAGAGACACCGCAAAAGTTGCTGAAGAATATAGAGAAAGGGGCGGAGAGTGTCAAGCTGTGCCTGTGTTGCTGCAGAGCATGGCAAGGGTTTTCTCAAGACTTTTCAGGGTAAAGGGTTTCTGAATAAAGCCGGTACAGTGGCGGGTGTGGGCAGGGTTTTCGGCGGTTATTGGCTCATAGCCGCTGGAGATGAGAACCGGCAGCCCCGGTGCCCGTGTCCTCAGGGCAGAGAGCACTTCACTGCCATGCATACCCGGCATCACCATATCCAGAATCACGAGGTCAATGATATCGGCATGCTGGTCAAAAAGGGCAAGACCTTCCCTTCCGCCGGAAGCCGTAAGGGAGGTGTGTCCGAGTTCCTGGAGGAGTTCAGAGGCCACTTCCCGAATGACAGCTTCATCATCAACGAGGAGGACGGTCAGTCTGTGGTTGGGTTGCCCCGGCTGCCTGCGGTTCTGGCGTATGGAGGGAAGATGGATCAGAAAGGTGCAGCCCTGTCCCGGAAGGCTTTCAACGCTAAGAATGCCCTGATGATTTTTAATGATGCTAAAGGCGGAAGTCAGCCCCAGTCCTGTTCCCTGGC
Above is a genomic segment from Desulfobotulus pelophilus containing:
- a CDS encoding septum site-determining protein MinC, whose product is MDQSVSLKGVGDGLRLHIGLPMPRNQLLSEIRPLFDRIRQLASGARITVDAAGEDPELLPFLKEFLTREYEVADVVPLKNNILRQKEIRKRQRDMDRSWENRKSDVLMMCGRVRSGQKIQAKGHLVLMGDVNPGGEVIAGGDILVLGSLSGIAMAGHPDNQEAIITALDFRPTLIRIGAEVSTGPFDTTGRNAFYAHLQENEILVTDYLGNPPFGRLPWPEAR
- the minD gene encoding septum site-determining protein MinD, which gives rise to MEGKIIVITSGKGGVGKTTATAALGAAIALEGKRVAVVDMDIGLRNLDVVMGLENRIVFNVVDLAKGRCKVKQASIKDRRIENLFLIPASQSDNKNTLSTDDMIRLCKKLREEFDIVLIDCPAGIEQGFENSVIGADEAVVVCTPEVSAVRDADRIIGLLYARSITPKLVVNRIVPRLVASGDMLSHKDVVDVLSIELIGLVCMDDFVITSTNTGTPIVLDRESRAGQAFRRIAMRLLGNTEIPIVDPLEDSKGFWNRISSKIGLRKA
- the minE gene encoding cell division topological specificity factor MinE, whose product is MLNNFFSKIFGEKEPPPGEVAKKRLQFALVYDKLEVSDEMLQNLQNDIVDVLSKYFEIDRASLRLDITRQDDLSALVLNTPIIAAKKRRPGKNRDSG